TCCAGGAGTTGTACGACGGGCATGTCGCCCGCCTCGGTGGGCTGACGTTGCGGTCGCGGGGCGTCGACCACGCCGGGCCCGACGCCTTCGCCCTGCGTGTGGAGGATGAGGACGGGCGTTCTGTTGTCTACTCCGGTGATTGCCGGCCGTGCTCCTCTCTCGTCGAACTCGCCCGGGACTGCGATCTGTTCGTCTGCGAGGCCGATGGGGAAGGGCCCGGGCACCACTCCGCGGCACAGGCCGGGCGCAGCGCCGCCGCGGCCCGTGCCGGGCGGCTCGTCGTGACCCATGTGGGGTCCGGCGTCGAGCCCGCCGAGGCCGTCGCGCTCGCCGCCGCCGAGTTCCCCGGCGACGTCGCCCACGCCGACCCCGGCGCACGGTTCGAGGTCACGCGTCGAAGTCGTACTCCAGGACGTACGACGACGAGTCGAGCGTCATCTCGTTGAGCTCCACCGCGACCCCCGGCCCCGTGAACGCCGTGCGCCCGATCAGGACCACCGGAGTGCCGAACTCCAGGGCCAGCAGGTCCGACTCTTCCGCCGTCGGCATCCGGCAGCGGATCTCCTCGCGGAAGCGCACCGGCCGGTGCCCCAGCTCGGTCAGCCGGGCGTAGGTGCCGCCCGGACCCGTGTCCGGCTCCGTGATCGCCGTCCCGCGCACCAGCTCCGCGGAGAGGTACGAGACCGAGAGCAGGACCGGTTTGGCGTCCAGGACGAAGCGGCGGCTGCGGACGCAGACCGGCGCGCCCGGCGCGAGGTTCAGCGCCTCGGCGACTCTGGCTCCGGCCGCCGTCTCCGCCACCTCGATCCGGTCGACCACCAGGGTCCGGTCCTCCACGTCCGCCGACCAGACCGAGCGGCCGCTGCCCCAGTGGTCCCCGGCGAGGCGCGGGATGCCCCGGCGGCGCAGCGGGCGGAAGACCCGGACGAAGACCCCGGCGCCCTTGCGGGCCTCGGCCAGTCCTTCGTTGCGCAGGACGGAAAGGGCCTGGCGCGCCGTCATCCGGGCCACTTCGTAGGTCGACATCAGGTCGTTCTCACCGGGGAGGCGGTCGCCCGGCGCGAAGGCGCCCGACTGGATCGCCGTTCTCAACTCGTCGGCGATGCGCTGGTACTTGGGCCGACGAGCGCTGTCCTGGTCAGTCACGGGTGGACCACTCCCTTCATCTGCGGGACACCCTAGGCGCACCCCCGGGCCAGGGTGCACACGTGTGCGCCGTCCCGCCGGGTCGATCCATCCATCGGGGGACATCTCTAGAGATACGTTGACAGGGCGGGGCGTCCCCGCTTCTCTGGTGGTCCCCAGGAATCAGGATTCGGTACGGACGGGACGGAGGGGACGCGTGCAGCCACTGCCCGAGGTCGGTGACCTCGTCCGCGACACCGCCACCGGGCGGGTCGGTTTCTATGTGGAGAGCGTCTCCGGGCGCTTCCTGATCCGGCCTGTCCACGGTGGCGCAGAGTGGGAGGCCGAGCCCGCCGACGTACAGCTCGCCACCCCCCTGCGCGAGCTGCGCGCCCGCGCCGCCGAGATCAACGCGCGCAGCCGGCGCGGCCTGGCCTGAGCGGGGTGCGGTGACCCTCCGTGGCCGTGGTTCTCGGTCGCTCGGCGGCGTCGGCGGCGGTTGTCAGTGGGGCGCGCCACACTGGAGGCATGTGCCGCAGCATCAAGACGCTCCGACCGCCCGTGCTGCCCGAGGAGGCGACCGAGGAGGACTTCCACGCCGCCGCCTTGCAGTACGTCCGCAAGGTCTCCGGCTTCCGCGCTCCCGCCGCCCACAACCGCGAGGTCTTCGACCGCGCCGTGGACGAGATCACGGAGGCGACCGCGAGACTCCTCGCCGGCCTGGAGGTGCGCGGGGCGCACCCCGCCGTCACGAGACCGGCGCGGGAGCCGCAGCCGGACGCTGTATGAGGTACGCGGCGAGGCCGCCCGCCAGGAAGAGCGCGAGGGTCGACACCCCCGCGCTGAACCAGGTCGCGCCCAGCCACTGCCCGCCCAGCCAGCCGAGCCCCACGCTGTAGGAGGCCCAGGTCACGCCCGCGAGGGCCGACCACGGCAGGAAGTCCTTGATCCTCCGCTTGGCCGCGCCCGCGCCCAGGGAGACCACGGAGCGGCCCGCCGGGGCGAAGCGCGCGAGCACCACGAGCAGCCCGCCGCCCCGGGCCAGCGCGGTGCCGAGACGTTCCTGCGCCAGGGAGAGGCGCCGCGAGCGGGCGATCGCCCTGTCCAGCCTGGCGCCGCCCCGCCGGGCCAGGCGGTACGCCAGGAAGTCGCCGAGTACGGACGCGGTGGCCGCGCAGAGGAGCAGCGGGAGGAGCGACGGCACGTCGGGGGAGGCCGCGGTGGCCGTCGCCGCGGCCGTGGCGGCGGTGATCACCAGGAAGCCGCTCGGCAGCACGGGCAGGAAGACGTCGAGCAGGATCGACGCCGCCACCACCGGGTAGATCCACGGGCCGGCGGTCAACGACCGCAGCGAGCCGAGGCTGTCGAGCAGATTCACAGGGCCAGAGCCTACGCGGGGGTGGGGGAGCCCCTGCCGGGCGGGTGGGGGGACCCCCTGCCGGGCGGGGGCCGGGCTTTCCGCCGGGGGCGGGGTGGGGCGTGTGCGGGGCCGTGCGGCGTGCGTGTGCGGGGCGGTGGCAGGGGTCGTGGCGGGGTGCGGGCCCGGGATGGGTTACGGGGCGGTGCGGCCGGGTCGGGTCGGCGTGGGGTGCGGGCTTGGGTGGGCCGGGCCGGGGGGCGTCGCGGGGTGGGCGCGGGCCTTGCTTGGTGTGCGGGCCGCGGGTGTCCGCGTACGAGAAAGGCCGGAAACCGTCCTGCGGTTTCCGGCTCCTTCCGTCTGCGGGGGGCTCAGGCCGCGATCGGCGCGCCCTGCTTCTCGTTCTCCTGGCCCGTCTTCGCGCCCGCGCCGGTCCGGGCGCCGAAGAGCCCGTCGAGGGCGAGTGCGCCCGGGCCCGTGAAGACGAGCAGGGCGAAGGCCCAGCAGAACAGGGCCGCGGTCTCGCCGCTGTTCTGGAGCGGGAACAGGGCTTCCGGCTGGTGGACCTTGAAGTACGCGTACGCCATCGAGCCCGAGGCGAGGAACGCGGCGCTCCGGGTGCCGACGCCGGCCAGCACCAGCACGCCGCAGACGAGCTGGATGACGGCCGCGTACCAGCCCGGCCAGGTTCCGGCCGGGACGGTGCCGCCGCCCATCGCGCCGCCGAGGACGCCGAAGAGCGAGGCGGCGCCGTGGCAGGCGAAGAGCAGGCCGACGACGATCCGGAAGAGGCCGAGCGCGTAGGGCTGGGCCTGGTTCAGGCGGCTTATGAGGCTGTTCGGGGCGGTGTTCATGGGGGAACTCCTTCGGCCTGACCCCGTCCGTGGGGAGGACGGGGTGTGGGGGACGGAAACCGACGAGGCCGCAAGGTTAGGCACCCCTCACCAGTACTTGCAAGTTCAACATTCGGCCACCGGGGAGTGTGTGGCGCGGCTCACTCCCCGGGGCCGCTGTGGTGACGGTGGTTCAGTGGGCCGGTGGTCAGCAGCCGTTGAGGACGGACTGCAGGGCGCTCTTCTCGGCGGAGTCGATGCTGAGGTTCCAGTGGTACTTCACGTGCACCCACGCCCGGGCGTACGTGCAGCGGTAGGACGTGCGCGAGGGCAGCCACTCCGCCGGGTCCAGGTCGCCCTTGGACTGGTTGACGTTGTCGGTGACGGCTATGAGCTGGGGCCGGGTCAGGTCGTTCGCGAAGGCCTGGCGCTGCGAGGTCGTCCACGCGTTCGCGCCCGAGCGCCAGGCCTCGGACAGGGCGACGACGTGGTCGATGTCGAGGTCGGAGGCGGCGGTCCAGGTGGCGCCGTCGTACTCGGAGTACCAGCTGCCGCTGACCGAGGCGCAGCTGGAGTCGGTGACGACGTTCACGCCGTCGCGCTTGAGGACGGTCTCTCGGGTGTTGCACGCCCCGGACTGGGTGATCCAGTGCGGGAAGAGATCCCGGCTGTAGCCGGAGGAGGAACCTTCCGCCTTGACCGTGAGGGCGGCCAGGTGCGTGCGGGCGGTGGACGCGCTGACGGGGGTCGGCATGGCGGCCTGGGCGGCCGGTGCCGTGGCGAGGAGGCCGGTGACGGTGAGGGCGGCGGAGGTGGCGAGTACCGCGAGTCGACGCGCGTAGATCATGCCGACGGGCATGTGAACTCCCTTGAAGTGGGGGGACCTTGGCTGGGTGCCGTCCCCGCGGGGGTGCCGGGCGCTGGCCCGGTCATCGTGGCGGCGCCAGGTTTCCTTGGGGGGTGCGCCAGGTAACAGGGTGGCGACATGGGCACGTCACATCAAGGGGTGTGACGTGGCTGATGGAGTGCCAGGTTCCGCCCGGTGACCCTCCGTTGCGCGAGAGCTCTACTGTGGCCGTGTGCTTCTGGACGTGAACGTCACCTTTGGGGCGGTACTCGCCGTCCTGCTCGCCCTCGCCGCCGGCGTCGTCGCCCTCGCGCACCTCGGCCGGGCCCGCGACGCCCTGTTCGCCGGCGCGCGCGCCGCCGTCCAGCTGATCGCCGTCTCGCTCGTCATCGGCTGGGTGGTCCGCTCCGTACCGCTGCTGCTCTGCTTCCTGCTCCTCATGTACGCGGTGGCGGTGCGGACGGCGGGGCGGCGGGTCGTTCCCGCGCCGGGGCGCGGCTGGCGGTGGGCGGGCGTGCCGATCGCCGCCGCCGTGGCGCCGGTGGTCCTCGCGCTCGTCGTCACCGGACTCGTACCGGTGAAGGGGATCACGCTCGTACCCGTGACCGGCATCCTCGTCGGCGGCGCGCTCACGGCCACCGTCCTCGCGGGGCGGCGCGCGCTCGACGAGCTGGAGACGCGGCGGGGCGAGGTGGAGGCGGGCCTGGCCATCGGGCTCGTCGCGCGCGAGGCGCGGCTCGAAGTGGCACGGAAGGCGGCGGCGGACGCCCTGCTCCCCGGCATGGACCAGACGCGCACGGTGGGTCTCGTCACGCTGCCGGGGGCCTTCGTGGGCATGCTGCTCGGCGGCGCGTCGCCGCTGCACGCGGGCGCCGTCCAGCTCTTCGTGCTCATCGCGCTGCTCGCGGTGCAGGCGGTGGCCGCCGCGACCACCTTGGAGCTGGTCGCGCGCGGCCGGATCGCCCGGCCTCGGGAGGCGGGCGCGGAGGGGAGTCCTGAGCCTGGGCGGTGAGGGCGCCCCTTCCCCTACGCCAGGGCCGTGAGGGTGATCGTGCCGTCCGCCGCGGCCTCGACCCGCAGGCGGGTGAGGTCGTCGACGTGGATGTCGGGCGCGAAGGCCGCCGCGCGCGGGCCCACGCCCACGATCCGCATGCCGGCCGCGCGGCCGGCCTGGATCCCGGCTTCGGAGTCCTCGAAGACGACACAGTCCGCCGGGGCGAAGCCCAGCTCCGCCGCACCCTTGAGGAAGCCCTCGGGGTCCGGCTTGCTCGCGCCGACGCACTCGGCGGTGACCCGGGTCTCCGGTATCGCCAGGCCGGCCGCGCCCATCCGCGCCTGGGCGAGGGCCTCGTCGGCCGAGGTCACCAGGGCGTACGGCAGCGCGGCGATCGCGGCCATGAAGGCGGGGGCGCCGGGGACGGGCACGACACCGTCGAGGTCGGCGGTCTCCTCGGCGAGCATCAGCCGGTTGTCGGCGTAGTTCTCCTCCATCGGGCGCTCCGGGAGGAGGACGGCCATCGTCGCGTACCCCTGGCGGCCGTGGACCACCTTGAGGACGGCGTCCGCGTCGAGAGCCTGCCGCTCGGCCCAGCGGCGCCAGCAGCGCTCGACGACGGCGTCCGAGTTGACGAGGGTGCCGTCCATGTCGAGGAGGAGGGCGCGGGCGGTGAGCTGTGCCGGGGTGGTGGCAGCCATCGGGTCTCCAGAGAAGGGTGCGGAGAACGAAGCGGTCCCGCCCGCCGGTCAGGGAATACGGGCGGGGCCACTTTGTTTTTCCACGATACAAAACCGGGGGGCGTCTTGGCCAACCCGTTCGTGTTCCGGCCCGGAGATCCGGGCTCAGAAGTCGGGAGTGGCCTGCTCCAGGTGGCTGCGGGTGGAGGGGCCGTACACGCCCTCCGGGTCCTCCCGGGGGTAGAGCCACTGCTGGTAGACGGCCACTGCCTCCTGCACCTCCTCGTCGTACCGGCCGTGGAAGTTGCCGTCGTAGATCCACAGGGCGGCCAGCCGCCGCTGGAGCTCGCGCACCTCGGGCCCCGTCGAGCCGAGGCTCAGCGTGACCGCCGCCTCTTCGGTCTCCGGATCCTGCGAGGACGGGGTCGCCGTCGGCGCCGACGGCGTCGGGTCGGGCGGCGATGCCGATGCCGAGGTGGCCGTCGGGGCCGCCGTGGCGGTGGCGGCCGGAGGGGCGGCCGAGCCGGTCGTCGACGCGCTGGGACTCGCGGTGGTACGGCTCGCGGAGGGGGTGGGCGTGGCGGACGGGGAGGCGGAGGCGCTGGTCGGGCGCGCCGACGGGGGCGACGAGCTCGGCTTCGGCGTCTCGGAGGAGGCGGAGGGGGACGGGGCCTCCGAGACGGCGACGTTCAGGGACGCGCTGGTGGTGATCTCGAGGCCGCCCGCCCGGTCGTCGGTCTCGTCCCCGCCGCCGAGGACGGCCGCCGCGAGGGCGGCGGTGCCGGCCACGGCGACGGCGGCCACCGCGGCGACGATCATGCCGCGCCGGCGCCCGCGTCCCGGCTCGCGGTCGTCCGCAGGGTCAGGGTCGGTGATGCGGCCTATGCCGTGCAGCAGCAGGGGCATCGTCTCGGAGGGGTCGCCTCGGAGGTCCGGGTCGAGGTGCGCGCCGGAGTGGGTGCCGGAGTACGCGCCCGAGGGTGTGCCGGAGTACGCGTCGGAGTGGGTGCCGGAGTACGCGCCCGAAGGTGTGCCGGAGTACGCACCCGAGTATGTGTCGGAGTACGTGCCGGGGTGCGCGGGCGTGGGGTCATCCGGGCGGATCGCCGCCAGCCGGGCCGTCGGCGGGTCCTCCGCCGCGTAGCTCCCGCCCGGCCCCCCAGGCCCCGCGGATCCCCCATGCCCGCCATGCCCCTCAGCCCCCACCGGTTCCGACGGGTCCGTCGCGTCCAGCGTCACGTACGGCCTGATCCGCAGCGGATCGAAGTCCTCGGCTGCCGCCAGCTCCGCCTGGGCGCAGGTGCAGCCAGGTCTTTGTCCACCGCATTCAGGACAGACATGTCCGGTCATGATGGGTCCCCTCCCCGAGACAACTGCGAGCGATTATGCAGCCCGCCCCTGTCCGGCGGAGGGGCGGCGGTCTGGCGGCGGTGCCCTCCAGCAGGCCATATCGGGACATTCGGATCAGGATGGAGGAATTGTCCGAGGAGAGGCCCGAGGAGACCCGCCCATGGCCCAGGAAACGAGCCCGTCCCAGCTCGGCGGCGATCCCGTGCCGGGGGAGGGGCAAAGCCACCGCACGGTCCTCGTCGCGATCGGCGCACTGCTGCTCGGCATGCTGCTCGCCGCCCTCGACCAGACCATCGTCTCCACCGCCCTGCCGACCATCGTCAGCGAGCTCGGCGGCATGGAGCACCTCTCCTGGGTGGTCACGGCCTACATGCTGGCGTCCACGGCGGCCACCCCGCTCTGGGGCAAGCTCGGCGACCAGTACGGCCGCAAGAAGCTCTTCCAGGCCGCCATCGTCCTCTTCCTCATCGGCTCCGCCCTCTGCGGCATCGCCCAGAACATGCCGCAGCTCATCGCCTTCCGCGCCGTCCAGGGCGTCGGCGGCGGTGGCCTCATGGTCCTGTCGATGGCGATCGTCGGCGACCTCGTGTCCCCGCGCGAGCGCGGCAAGTACCAGGGCCTCTTCGGCGCCGTCTTCGGCGCCACCAGCGTCCTCGGCCCGCTGCTCGGCGGCCTCTTCACCGAGCACCTCTCCTGGCGCTGGGTCTTCTACATCAATCTGCCGATCGGCATCGTCGCCCTCTTCGTCATCGCCGCCGTGCTCCACATCCCGGTGCGCTCCACCCCGCACGCCATCGACTACCTCGGCACCTTCCTCATCGCCTCGGTCGCCACCTGCCTCGTCCTGGTGGCGTCTCTCGGCGGTACGACCTGGGCCTGGGGATCGGCGCAGATCATCGGCCTCGCCGTCCTCGGAGCCGTACTCCTCGTCTGGTTCGTGTACGTCGAGCAGCGCGCCGCCGAACCCGTCCTGCCCCTGAAGCTGTTCCGGATCCGGACCTTCACCTTGGTCTCGGTCATCAGCTTCGTCGTCGGCTTCGCGATGTTCGGCGCGATGACCTACCTCCCCACCTTCCTCCAGGTCGTGCAGGGCGTCACCCCGACCATGTCGGGCGTCCACATGCTGCCCATGGTCCTCGGCATGCTGATCACCTCGACCGCCTCCGGCCAGATCGTCTCCCGCACCGGCCGCTGGAAGGTCTTCCCCGTGGCCGGCACCGCGCTCACGGCGCTCGGGCTGCTCCTCCTCAACGAACTGACGGAGACCACCTCCACCTGGGAGATGAGCGTCTACTTCTTCGTCTTCGGCGCCGGGCTCGGCCTCGTCATGCAGGTCCTCGTCCTGGTCGTCCAGAACGCCGTCTCCTACCAGGACCTCGGCGTCGCCACCTCCGGCGCCACCTTCTTCCGTTCCATCGGCGCCTCGTTCGGCGTCGCCGTCTTCGGCACCCTCTTCACCAACCGGCTCACCCGCAAACTCGACGACGTCTTCGCGAGCGCGGCGAGCGCCGGAGAGGACCTCCCGCCCGGCATCGGCCCCGACCAGGTCGCCGCCGACCCGCGCGCCATCGCCGAACTCCCGCCCGAGCTCCGCCCCTCCGTCCTCCACGCGTACGCCACGTCCATCACCGACGTCTTCCTGTACGCGGCGCCGGTCGTCCTCGTCGCCTTCGTCGTCGCCTGGTTCCTCAAGGAGGACAAACTGCGCGTCTCGGTCACGGCGCCCGACACGAGCCAGACCCTCGCCTCGAACCCCGTCGAGCGTTCCTCGTACGACGAGTGCGCCCGCGCGCTCTCCGTCCTCGGCTCCCGGGAGGGCCGCAAGGCGATCTACGAGAAGATCACCGCCCGCGCCGGGCTCGACCTGCTGCCCGCCGCGAGCTGGCTGCTGCTGCGGATCCGCCGCCACGGCACCGTCGAACCCGCCCGGCTCGCCGAGACCACCCCCGTACCGCTGCGGGCGATCACGGAGGCGTCCCGGCAGGTGGAGGAGCGGCGGCTCGCCACGCGGGAGGGCGTCCAGCTGTTCCTCACCGAGGAGGGCGTCCAGGCGGCGGTGAAGCTCGACAAGGCGCGGGAGGAGTCGCTCGCCGAACTCCTCGGCGACTGGTGGGGGCCGGACCGGCCCACCGACCTCGTGAAGCTGGTGGAGGAGCTGACGGCCGAGCTGAACGGCTCGGACGGGGAGCAGCCGCGCTCGCCCGAACCGCCCCGCGACCACCACGCGTAGGCATGAACGCGGGCACAGCGCGCCCTGTATGACGACTGCTCAGGGCCCGTCAGTAGGCTGTCCCCTCCAAGATCGCGTCACAGGGGGATGGGCAGGATGAACAGCGAAGAGCCACGTCAGCCGTACGGAGAGAACGGCGCGTACGGCGGAAACGGCACGTACGGCGGAGACAGCGGTTACGGCGGAAACGGCGGAAACGGCGGTTACGTGGCGAACGGCGCGTACGGCACCCAGATGCCGGTCGCGCCGGCGCGCGCCACCTCGTACCGAGGGGCCTGGATCGGCGCGGGAGCCACCCTCGTGGCGGCGGTCATCGGCGTCGTCGGTGCGTACCTGGTGAGCAGCAACAACAGCAAAGCGAACCCCACACCGCCCGCGGCGCAGGGCCCGGCGACCTCGGCCACCACGCCCGGCGCGGAGAACCAGGGCGGCGACGACGCCCCCTCGGACGCGTCGCAGAGCCCGGAGTCCACGGAGTCGGCGGGGTCCACAGGGTCCGCGGAGTCCACGGATTCGTCGGCTCCGACGACCGCCCCGGCCACCACCCCGCCCACGACCCCGCCCGGGAAGCCGGCCGGCACCGTCGCATGGCAGGGCGCTCTGGCGATCGCGTACACGGACGACAAGGATCTGGACTCCGCACCCCCCGTCGAGTCCGAGATCAACCAGGAGAACGACTTCTCTCTCTATCCGTTCGGCACCAGCTACATGCTCCAGCCCGAGAACAGGGTCAAGACCCTGGTGTGGAAGGACACGGCGAAGACGCCCACGTACGAGGACTGCGCCGGTGTCGTCGACACCCTGGGAACCTCGGCGGAGGTGCAGTTGAAGACGGGCCTGGTCGTCTGCGCGAGCACGAACGACGGGCGGCTCGCCCGGCTGACCGTCAAGGAACTGACCGGGCAGGCCTCCGACATGACCGGCGTCTTCGACGTCGTCGTCTGGACCCGCTGACCGTCCGTCCCGGCCCCGGGACGGACGGTCGTGGCGGTCAGAGCTCCTTGCCGTACCAGACGTCCATGTACGGGCCCGTGCAGTACGCGGGGATCTCGCCGTACCCGTGCCGTGTGTACAGGGCGCGTGCCTCGACCAGGTCCAGGCGGGTGTTGAGGACCATCCGGCGGGCGCCGAGGCCGCGCGCCGCGTCCTCCAGCTCGCCGAGCAGGCCCCCGGCCCCGCCCAGGCCGCGGAAGGCGTGGCGCAGGAAGACCCGGGTCAGCTCCGCGCGCTCGGCGTCGAGCATCAGGACCCCGCCGCAGCCGGCCGCCTTGCCCTCGTACCGCGCGACGAGGAACTGCCCGGTCGGCGGGGTCAGCAGCTCGACACCGTCGTTCGTGAGCCCCTCGTCGATCTCCGCGGTGGTCGCGGGCCGCTTCCAGTACCGGCTGGCGACATCGTCGTAGTAGTCGCGGCGCAGGGCGGTGGCGTCCGGGGTGTCGACGCGCTCGGGGGAGAAGTTCCAGGTCATGCGCGCCATTGTGCGGCGCGCACGACCCGGGACGCAGCTCAGTTCTTCGGGGACGCCTGCTGCACGACCTCGAACGACCAGAGAGTGGAACCGGAAGCCGCCGGCTTCGGCCGCTCGCCCCCCTCGCCGGCACCGGCACCGGCACCGCCGTGCGCGGCCTTCATGGAGCCGTTCATCCAGTTCTGGAAGTCCTCCTCGCTGCGCCAGCGGGTGTAGACGAGGTACTGGTCGGTGCCCTCCAGCGGGCGCAGCAGCTCGAACCACTCGAAGCCGTCGGACCCCTCCACGGCCCCGGCGCGGGAGGCGAAGCGCTGCTCCAGGACCTCACGCTGCTCGGCCGGAACGGTCAGGACGTTGATCTTCACCACACTGGGCACACGACACCTCTCAGTTCAGTACGTGCCTGCAGTCTCCTACACGGACCCGTCGGGACGGCGTGAGGACCGGCCGGGAAGCCGTCATGATGCTGGTGAGAGAGATGCGGGACGGGCGAACAGGGGGCGGGCATGGTCGGGTTCGAGTCGACGGACGGCGGGGCGGACGGTGGGGCGGACAGCGGGGTGATCGGCGAGGCGGACGGCGCGGGGGCGGTACGGGCACTCGCGGCGCGCTGGCTGCCCCGGCTCGGAGACGGGGACTTCGTCGTGTCGCCGGTCGGGTTGTGGCTCGCCCTCGGGGCCGTCGCCTCCGGGGCGCGGGGGCGGACCGGGGAGGAGCTGGCGGAGCTTCTCGGGGTGGAGGGGGAGGCCGCGGCCCAAGCCGTGACCGAGGCCGGGCGGTGGCTCGGCGGGACGGACGGGGTCGCGGTGGCGACCGGGGTGTGGAGCACGATGCCGGTGCTCGACGGCTTCCGGCGGCGGCTGCCCGGGGTCGGGTTCGGCGTGCTGCCCGGAGCGGCCCACTTCGCCCTGCCCGACGCGGCCTTCGGCGCGACGGACGACATGGCGTGGGGGGAGGTCCCCGATGCCCAGGAGGAGCTCGACGCGTGGGTGCGGGCCGCCACCGGCGGTCGGATTCCGGGGCTGCCGCTCGATCTCGACGGGTCCGAGGACCTCGTCCTGCTCAACGCCCTGGCCCTGAAGGCCTCCTGGCTGACCGCCTTCCCCGCGCACCTCACCCGCGACGAGCCGTTCACCGACGGGAACGGCGACACCAGGCCCGTACCGACCATGCGGCAGCGGATTCCCGCCG
The sequence above is a segment of the Streptomyces sp. NBC_01255 genome. Coding sequences within it:
- a CDS encoding GNAT family N-acetyltransferase — translated: MARMTWNFSPERVDTPDATALRRDYYDDVASRYWKRPATTAEIDEGLTNDGVELLTPPTGQFLVARYEGKAAGCGGVLMLDAERAELTRVFLRHAFRGLGGAGGLLGELEDAARGLGARRMVLNTRLDLVEARALYTRHGYGEIPAYCTGPYMDVWYGKEL
- a CDS encoding HAD-IA family hydrolase — its product is MAATTPAQLTARALLLDMDGTLVNSDAVVERCWRRWAERQALDADAVLKVVHGRQGYATMAVLLPERPMEENYADNRLMLAEETADLDGVVPVPGAPAFMAAIAALPYALVTSADEALAQARMGAAGLAIPETRVTAECVGASKPDPEGFLKGAAELGFAPADCVVFEDSEAGIQAGRAAGMRIVGVGPRAAAFAPDIHVDDLTRLRVEAAADGTITLTALA
- a CDS encoding MBL fold metallo-hydrolase produces the protein MEPDLLRVTVLGSATPFPRPDNPCSGLLVEGGGVRVWVDAGTGTLAELQRYVTLGDVDAVWISHLHADHSADLLTASYGLLYAGLDVSVPVALFGPAGIADRLAGFLTNGPERSPVEKAFAVQELYDGHVARLGGLTLRSRGVDHAGPDAFALRVEDEDGRSVVYSGDCRPCSSLVELARDCDLFVCEADGEGPGHHSAAQAGRSAAAARAGRLVVTHVGSGVEPAEAVALAAAEFPGDVAHADPGARFEVTRRSRTPGRTTTSRASSR
- a CDS encoding DoxX family protein, with translation MNTAPNSLISRLNQAQPYALGLFRIVVGLLFACHGAASLFGVLGGAMGGGTVPAGTWPGWYAAVIQLVCGVLVLAGVGTRSAAFLASGSMAYAYFKVHQPEALFPLQNSGETAALFCWAFALLVFTGPGALALDGLFGARTGAGAKTGQENEKQGAPIAA
- a CDS encoding DUF2277 domain-containing protein, which produces MCRSIKTLRPPVLPEEATEEDFHAAALQYVRKVSGFRAPAAHNREVFDRAVDEITEATARLLAGLEVRGAHPAVTRPAREPQPDAV
- a CDS encoding DedA family protein, translated to MLDSLGSLRSLTAGPWIYPVVAASILLDVFLPVLPSGFLVITAATAAATATAASPDVPSLLPLLLCAATASVLGDFLAYRLARRGGARLDRAIARSRRLSLAQERLGTALARGGGLLVVLARFAPAGRSVVSLGAGAAKRRIKDFLPWSALAGVTWASYSVGLGWLGGQWLGATWFSAGVSTLALFLAGGLAAYLIQRPAAAPAPVS
- a CDS encoding HNH endonuclease family protein, with protein sequence MPVGMIYARRLAVLATSAALTVTGLLATAPAAQAAMPTPVSASTARTHLAALTVKAEGSSSGYSRDLFPHWITQSGACNTRETVLKRDGVNVVTDSSCASVSGSWYSEYDGATWTAASDLDIDHVVALSEAWRSGANAWTTSQRQAFANDLTRPQLIAVTDNVNQSKGDLDPAEWLPSRTSYRCTYARAWVHVKYHWNLSIDSAEKSALQSVLNGC
- a CDS encoding antibiotic biosynthesis monooxygenase family protein codes for the protein MPSVVKINVLTVPAEQREVLEQRFASRAGAVEGSDGFEWFELLRPLEGTDQYLVYTRWRSEEDFQNWMNGSMKAAHGGAGAGAGEGGERPKPAASGSTLWSFEVVQQASPKN
- a CDS encoding peptidoglycan-binding domain-containing protein; its protein translation is MTGHVCPECGGQRPGCTCAQAELAAAEDFDPLRIRPYVTLDATDPSEPVGAEGHGGHGGSAGPGGPGGSYAAEDPPTARLAAIRPDDPTPAHPGTYSDTYSGAYSGTPSGAYSGTHSDAYSGTPSGAYSGTHSGAHLDPDLRGDPSETMPLLLHGIGRITDPDPADDREPGRGRRRGMIVAAVAAVAVAGTAALAAAVLGGGDETDDRAGGLEITTSASLNVAVSEAPSPSASSETPKPSSSPPSARPTSASASPSATPTPSASRTTASPSASTTGSAAPPAATATAAPTATSASASPPDPTPSAPTATPSSQDPETEEAAVTLSLGSTGPEVRELQRRLAALWIYDGNFHGRYDEEVQEAVAVYQQWLYPREDPEGVYGPSTRSHLEQATPDF
- a CDS encoding MDR family MFS transporter; translated protein: MAQETSPSQLGGDPVPGEGQSHRTVLVAIGALLLGMLLAALDQTIVSTALPTIVSELGGMEHLSWVVTAYMLASTAATPLWGKLGDQYGRKKLFQAAIVLFLIGSALCGIAQNMPQLIAFRAVQGVGGGGLMVLSMAIVGDLVSPRERGKYQGLFGAVFGATSVLGPLLGGLFTEHLSWRWVFYINLPIGIVALFVIAAVLHIPVRSTPHAIDYLGTFLIASVATCLVLVASLGGTTWAWGSAQIIGLAVLGAVLLVWFVYVEQRAAEPVLPLKLFRIRTFTLVSVISFVVGFAMFGAMTYLPTFLQVVQGVTPTMSGVHMLPMVLGMLITSTASGQIVSRTGRWKVFPVAGTALTALGLLLLNELTETTSTWEMSVYFFVFGAGLGLVMQVLVLVVQNAVSYQDLGVATSGATFFRSIGASFGVAVFGTLFTNRLTRKLDDVFASAASAGEDLPPGIGPDQVAADPRAIAELPPELRPSVLHAYATSITDVFLYAAPVVLVAFVVAWFLKEDKLRVSVTAPDTSQTLASNPVERSSYDECARALSVLGSREGRKAIYEKITARAGLDLLPAASWLLLRIRRHGTVEPARLAETTPVPLRAITEASRQVEERRLATREGVQLFLTEEGVQAAVKLDKAREESLAELLGDWWGPDRPTDLVKLVEELTAELNGSDGEQPRSPEPPRDHHA
- a CDS encoding ABC transporter permease; this translates as MLLDVNVTFGAVLAVLLALAAGVVALAHLGRARDALFAGARAAVQLIAVSLVIGWVVRSVPLLLCFLLLMYAVAVRTAGRRVVPAPGRGWRWAGVPIAAAVAPVVLALVVTGLVPVKGITLVPVTGILVGGALTATVLAGRRALDELETRRGEVEAGLAIGLVAREARLEVARKAAADALLPGMDQTRTVGLVTLPGAFVGMLLGGASPLHAGAVQLFVLIALLAVQAVAAATTLELVARGRIARPREAGAEGSPEPGR
- a CDS encoding GntR family transcriptional regulator, encoding MTDQDSARRPKYQRIADELRTAIQSGAFAPGDRLPGENDLMSTYEVARMTARQALSVLRNEGLAEARKGAGVFVRVFRPLRRRGIPRLAGDHWGSGRSVWSADVEDRTLVVDRIEVAETAAGARVAEALNLAPGAPVCVRSRRFVLDAKPVLLSVSYLSAELVRGTAITEPDTGPGGTYARLTELGHRPVRFREEIRCRMPTAEESDLLALEFGTPVVLIGRTAFTGPGVAVELNEMTLDSSSYVLEYDFDA